The Rhinolophus ferrumequinum isolate MPI-CBG mRhiFer1 chromosome 21, mRhiFer1_v1.p, whole genome shotgun sequence region CTGTTGGGTGAATGGGTGGATTCAAGCCTGACTGTTTGTTAGGGAAGAAGGGACTGGAGagtcccctctgccctccctttATCCACACCAACAACTGGGGTTACAGTACTTCTCTAGAAGGCCTAGTTCAGAAACCTCTCCCAAAGGGTCACCCCTTGGAAGctgctcttctctcttttaaGCTGACTTGTTAAGGCCCAGTGGCCCTGATGAGAGTAGCAGAAACAGGTGCCAAAGAAGCCCTTCTGGGTCCAGGAGGAGGATGATCCTCTGAGGATAAACCCCAGTGCAGTTAACAGAGGTGCCAAGGGGGTGGGCAGGGATCTGGGGGTGGCGGCGGCGGCGTTGGGTACTCCCCCAGCTTAACCAGCCTTGGGTCCTCCTCAGGTCTTGGATATGCCAGCGCCTCTGGCCATGGCCCGCTAACCAGCCTCTCCCGGGCCGGCACCCGCCCTGCCCGCTCTCGcttgctccctcctcctcctcctgctcctctcccctctgctcccaggACGGCGGGATGGCTGCGCAGGGCGCGCCACGCTTCCTCCTGACCTTCGACTTTGACGAAACTATCGTGGATGAAAACAGCGACGACTCTATTGTGCGCGCTGCGCCCGGCCAGAGGCTGCCAGAGAGCCTGCGCGCCACCTACCGTGAGGGCTTCTACAATGAATACATGCAGCGCGTCTTCAAGTACCTGGGTGAGCAGGGAGTGCGGCCTCGGGACCTGCGCGCAATCTACGAGGCCATCCCCCTGTCCCCGGGCATGGGCGACCTGCTGCAGTTTGTGGCCAAGCAAGGTGCCTGCTTCGAGGTGATTCTCATCTCGGATGCCAACACGTTCGGCGTGGAGAGTGCGCTGCGCGCCGCGGGCCACCTCGGCCTGTTCCGTCGCATCCTCAGCAACCCGTCCGGGCCCGATGCGCGGGGGTTGCTGGCGCTGCGACCCTTCCACACACACAGCTGCACGCGCTGCCCTGCCAACATGTGTAAGCACAAGGTGCTCAGCGACTACCTGCGCGAACGGGCCCACGACGGCGTGCACTTCGAGCGCCTCTTCTACGTGGGCGACGGCGCTAACGACTTCTGCCCCATGGGGCTGCTGGCCGGCGGCGACGTGGCCTTCCCGCGCCGCGGCTACCCCATGCACCGCCTCATTCAGGAGGCGCAGAAGGCCGAGCCCAGCTCCTTCCGCGCCAGCGTGGTGC contains the following coding sequences:
- the PHOSPHO1 gene encoding phosphoethanolamine/phosphocholine phosphatase isoform X1, with the translated sequence MSGCFPVAGLRCLSRDGGMAAQGAPRFLLTFDFDETIVDENSDDSIVRAAPGQRLPESLRATYREGFYNEYMQRVFKYLGEQGVRPRDLRAIYEAIPLSPGMGDLLQFVAKQGACFEVILISDANTFGVESALRAAGHLGLFRRILSNPSGPDARGLLALRPFHTHSCTRCPANMCKHKVLSDYLRERAHDGVHFERLFYVGDGANDFCPMGLLAGGDVAFPRRGYPMHRLIQEAQKAEPSSFRASVVPWETATDVRLHLQQVLKTC
- the PHOSPHO1 gene encoding phosphoethanolamine/phosphocholine phosphatase isoform X2 → MSGCFPVAGLRCLSRDGGMAAQGAPRFLLTFDFDETIVDENSDDSIVRAAPGQRLPESLRATYREGFYNEYMQRVFKYLGEQGVRPRDLRAIYEAIPLSPGMGDLLQFVAKQGACFEVILISDANTFGVESALRAAGHLGLFRRILSNPSGPDARGLLALRPFHTHSCTRCPANMCKHKVLSDYLRERAHDGVHFERLFYVGDGANDFCPMGLLAGGDVAFPRRGYPMHRLIQEAQKAEPSSFRASVVPWETATDVRLHLQQHAQR
- the PHOSPHO1 gene encoding phosphoethanolamine/phosphocholine phosphatase isoform X3: MAAQGAPRFLLTFDFDETIVDENSDDSIVRAAPGQRLPESLRATYREGFYNEYMQRVFKYLGEQGVRPRDLRAIYEAIPLSPGMGDLLQFVAKQGACFEVILISDANTFGVESALRAAGHLGLFRRILSNPSGPDARGLLALRPFHTHSCTRCPANMCKHKVLSDYLRERAHDGVHFERLFYVGDGANDFCPMGLLAGGDVAFPRRGYPMHRLIQEAQKAEPSSFRASVVPWETATDVRLHLQQVLKTC